GAAGCTCTTGAGCCTGAAATCTTTGAGGAACGTTTGTTTATTGGCCAGGCTGAAATAGCCTGACCAATAAGGTTAGTTAAGCTTTTCTCGTCCAAGTGTGGAACTTCTCAAGATAGGATAGGATTTTCTCGGGAGCGTGATTACGCTTCCATTCACCTGCTACATATTTGTTTGCTTCCATCATGGTTGGGTAGGCATGTATGGTTCCTAAGATTTTATTTAAACCTAAGCCATGTTTCATTGCTAAGGTGAACTCTGCTAATAATTCTCCAGCATGCTCACCAACAATGGTTGCACCAAGTATTTTGTCTTTTCCTGGTACGGTAAGCACTTTAATGAAGCCTTTAGTTGCACCTTCAGCAATTGCGCGGTCTAGTTCTTCTAGCTCAAACTTAGTCACTTCGTAACCAATATCCTGTTGCTTAGCTTCTTGCTCATTTAAACCTACACGAGCAACCTCGGGATAGGTGTAGGTTGCGGCTGGAATTACCGAGTAATCGGCTTTAAATTTTTTGAATCGACCAAACAGCGCGTTTACAGCGGCATACCAAGCTTGATGAGCTGCAAAGTGGGTAAATTGATAAGGCCCAGCCACATCGCCAACAGCATAAATATTGGGGAAATTGGTTTGCAAATGTTCATTTACAGCAATCGTGCCGCGCTCTGAGTTTTCAATACCAAGCTCTTCTAATCCAAAGCCCTTAGTATTTGCAACGCGGCCTAATGCGAGTATCACTTTATCAAAAATAACTTCTTTTTCTTGCTCGCCTTTAATCAGTTTTACACTTTGCTGGCCGTTTTGATTATGAAAGCTAACCGCTTTCCAACCCAATAATAGATTGATACCTTCATTGGTAAACTGTTCTTCTAACAACTTACTCACCTCTAGGTCTTCTCGGATTAATAAGTGGTCGGCCATTTCTATTTGGGTCACTTCGGCACCTAATCGAGCAAAACTTTGGGTTAATTCACAACCAATTGGACCACCACCTAACACGAGCAGCTTTTCTGGGAGTTGTTTTAGCTGCCAAAGCGTATCAGAGGTTAAATATTCGACCTCTTGTAAACCGGGGATGCCGGGTACAAGTGGCCGAGCACCAGTAGCAACTACAATGTTTTGGGTAGTCACTGATTTACCGTCTATTTCGACTTCCCAAGGGCTAATGATTTTTGCGGTGCCTTGAACGCAGTTAACCCCTAATTTGGTATAGCGCTCTACCGAGTCATGTGGTTCAACTTGTTGAATAACATCGTGTACTCGTTGCATTACCTTGGCAAAATTTGCTTGTGCATCGACTTTCTCATAACCAAATTTTTCTGCATTACTCGCTTCATAGGCAAACTTTGCGCTGCGTATTAACGCTTTAGAGGGGACACATCCAGTATTTAAACAGTCGCCGCCCATTAGGTGCTTTTCAACTAAGGTGACTTTTGCTTTAACAGCCGCAGCGATGTATGAACTCACTAAGCCACCAGCACCCGCTCCAATAACTAACATGTTGTTATCAAATGAACTTGGCTTTTGGTAGGGGGCGTAGACTTTGCGTTGCTTAATGCCATTTAAGATTGCCTTGCTAATGTAAGGAAGAATACCCAATAGGGTGAAGGCAATAAGAAGAGACGGTGACAATATTCCCGATAAGCTATCTAACTTTGCTAACTCGGTGCCTGCGTTCACATACACTACGGTTGCGGGGAACATGCCTATTTGGCTTACCCAATAAAAGGTTTTAAGAGGCAGTTTGGTTAATGCCATTACAAGGTTGATTAAAAAGAATGGAAAGACTGGTATTAGCCTTAAACTTAAAAGATAAAAAGCACCTTCTTTTTCTATACCTTTGTTAATGCTCTTTAGTTTGTCGGCATAGCGCTGTTCTAAGCTGTCTCTAACTAAGTAGCGAGCTACTATAAACGCTAAACTCGCGCCGATAGTACTGGCAAAAGAAACCATTATTACGCCGTTCACTACACCAAATAATGCGCCGGCCAGCAAAGTAAGAAGGGCGGCGCCTGGTATCGAAAATGCGGTTACAAAAACATACAAAAAGAAATAAGCAACAATAGACACCAAGAAGTGATTTTCTACAGTGCTTTGTAAATCAGCTTGGCTTTGTTTAATGGTTTCGAAGTTAAGCCATTGGCCTAAGTCGAACCACAGGATAAGACCGACAATAACAGCGAGCACTGCTACAACAATCAGTTTATTTGGTTTCATATTTTGTTCTCTAAACAGTAGTGACAGTTTATAGACCGATAAGCTTATGATTCTATTTCACAATTTTTACGTTGTTAGTATAGGCTAATATGAAATCACTGATTAGCTTAGGCTTATTTAAATCTAACAAAGGTAAGTCTGTATTAAGCTTATCAGGGCTAGCCACAGCGATGACGTGCTTGTCATTTGGGAACAGCAAAGGCTTACCAAGATCGCTTCGATGAATTTCTATTTTTGCCACTTCGCTATGTCGATAGCCTTCAACGACCACTAAATCGCATAGTTGCCAGTTTATCCAAGACAACTGTTCGTTTAAGTCGTCATGTTGCTGCTGAAGACTAAAGTGGTAACGTTTATGAGGGCATGAAAGTATCACCTGTTCTGCGCCAGCCTCTGCAAACTTATGGCTGTCTTTACCCGGTTTATCCAGCTCTATTGCGTGATGGCTATGTTTTATAACCGCAACACTTAAACCCCGTGCCTTTAGCAAAGGAATAAGTTGGCTTAGTAAGGTGGTTTTTCCGCTGCCGCTATAGCCAGCCAAGGCGATGATTGGTTTTGGCCAGTTTCTAGTCATTTTATCTCCAAGTTAGTTATTTTTTACCAATTTAACAAAGCCTAAGCAGATAAGTGGTTTTAAACTTACAAAAAAACATTAAACTGAGCGCTTAAAGGATTTTCTAAGGATTTGTGCATTTGTTTTTTCGCTTGTGGCCGATGTTGCTTGTTTTGTTTACCACTTCGGTAGCAGCGATAGATTTTGATTACCAAGGCATTTCTGGTGAGTCAAAAGATAATGTAAAGGTCTACCTAGAAGCGCAAACCTTTCCTGATAACAGCAGTGCCCGCCGTATAATCAGCGCCAGTAGTGAACAAACCAAACGCGCGCTGCGTGCCCTAGGCTATTACCAAAGTGAAATTACCATAACAGAAACCGCTGAGAAAAAGTTCCTGGTAGATGTAGAGCTAGGTGAGCGGCTGCGGGTAAACAAGTTTGAACTGGATTTTGTTGGCGCAGCAACTAAAGACAGTCGTTATACTGGCGCTATAGCTCGCAGTGGCTTAGCAGAAGGACAAGTTTTTACCCATGCCGCCTACGACGGCCTTAAATCAGAATTCGACCGCTTAGCTTCTCGTTATGGCTACTTCGATGCGGTTTACCATAAAGCAGAAGTTCAGATCAGTATTGTAAATAATACCGCCGACATCTATTTGAGTTATGACTCTGGTGAGCGTTATCGTTTTGGCGACATCGTGTTTACAAATCCAGAATTACCCAGAACCATGTTTGCTAATTTGGCTGAGTTTAATAAGCAAGATCGTTACGATTCACAAAAGGTAGGCGAGTTTAACCAACGACTGGGTGAAACGGACTACTTCCAAGTGATTTCTGTACGACCGGATATTGGTAACCGACATGACGGTGAAATTGATTTACTGGTTGGTTTGCAATTAAAGCCGCGTGATACCTTTGAGGTGGGTGGCGGTATCACTACCGATATTGGCCCTAGAGTTAGGTTAAAATGGACCCGACCGTGGGTGAACGAAAACGGCCATAGTATTACTTTTGAGATTGAAGCCGCAGAGCCAAAGCAAAGCGCTCAGTTTGTTTACCGGATCCCCATAGATAATCCAGTAGACGATTACGTGGATATTCAAACCGGTTATATTCGAGAAAAAACCAATGACACTGAAAGTGAAAAGACTATTTTGTCTACCACTCGTCAATGGCGTTTAGATAACGAATGGAAGCCTTCTTTGTTTTTAAAGTGGCAACACGAAGAATACCGCCAGGCTGATCAGTATTCGGTATCTGATTTGGTGTTACCCGGTGCTAACTTCGCTCGTTTGCGTACTCGTGGTGGTCTAGACCCATACTGGGGAGATAACTTACAAGCTAGCTTAGAAGTGGGTCATCCTTATTGGGGTTCAGATGTAGAAATGTTGCGCTTAGCGGGTTTGGGTAAATGGTTACGTTCTTATCAAAATCATCGCATTTTACTTAGGGCCGATCTTGGTGGCATTCTAGTTGATGATATTACCGACGTACCTGCATCTATGCGTTTCTTTGCCGGTGGTGACCAAAGTATTCGTGGATATGATTATAAAACCATTGGCCCAAAAAACGACGACGGCCAATTGATTGGTGGTAAATATCTCACTGTGGGCAGTGTCGAGTATAACTATCAATTTGCTGAAAAGTGGCGCTGGGCTACCTTCGTAGATGCCGGTACCGCAACTAATGATTTTTCTGAGCCTGTTTCTGTTGGTGTTGGTATGGGTATTCGTTGGCTAACGCTAATTGGTCCATTACGTTTAGATGTTGCGAAGGGCTTGCAAAATGAGTCTGATCCGTGGCGTATTCACTTTTCTCTAGGGCCTGATTTATGATTTTTCGGGCTGTTAAATACACGCTAATTTCTTTAAGCGCTTTACTATTTTGTTTGATACTTGCGTTCTCGTATACGCCAAGTACCCAATGGATATTAACTAAGGTTAGTGATTTAGTTGATGGTCTAAGCATCATTGAGCCCGATGGTAATCTGTATAAGGGCATAAAGGCGCAACAGCTGAGCTGGCAGCAAGCTGGCTTGTTGGTTGAGTTAAATGATTTAGAGCTTGCTTTAAACTGGGTGTGTATTAGTCAAACGAAACTCTGTGTCGAAAAACTGGTCAGCTCAACGCTTACTGTTGAGGTAGATACTCAAGCTATGGCCCAAGCCTCAACAAGCGAGCCAGAACCTCTTGAGCAAGAAGAAGACACCGGCCCTTGGCAGCCTCCATTTCCATTTGTGGTTAATCTACTCAATGTGAGTAACGCTTCTATCATCATTGATGGGATAGATATTTCATGGAAAGAAGTAGTTATTCAAGCCCATTGGGCAGAAGACAATATTCGAGTAGAGCAGTTGCATTTAAACAACTGGCAAGTTGCGCTACCAGCAGGTAGTGAGCAAGAAGAGCAAGCCAAGACAAGCAGCGAAGAATCCAAGCCACTATTACCACTGCTCATCGAAGTACCACAGATCACCATGCCATATCGGGTAGATATTGGCGATCTTCAATTAAGTGAAGGTAAGTTAAAGCTTGATACTCAAGAGCTAGAATTTCCTGTAGCTAAATTAAATGGGGTCTTGGGTTTTGTAGAACTAGAGTTAGCGAATCTATACGTAGAAAGCCCATGGGGAAATCTGCAACTTAGTGGTAAGCAGGCATTTCAAAACCGGTATGCGTCTCTGCTAGAAGGTGCTTGGGATATGCCGCTGGCTGACCAACAATTGCGCACTAACTTTCGTTTAAACGGCGATGGCGACGAGCTAAATGCCGAAATTACCACATCCGGATTGATTGAAAGCCAATTAGATAGCCAAATTGCTTGGCTACAAACAAACCTGCCTTTTGAATTAAGATCTGACCTAAACAAAGCATTTACCTTGGTTGATGAACAGCTCACGTTGACCAGTCTAAGTCTTAACACCAGTGGTGACCTAACTGGTTATCAATTACAACTGCAAAGTGACTTAGCCGGTGTTCAAGATCTTTGGTTAAACGCACAACTACAAGGTGACTTGAACGAGCTACAAGCATTTGACATTCAAGGTGAATTACTTGAAAAACTAGTCATAGATGAAAGCAGCGAAGATCAATTGCTCGATCAGAATAAGCTAAATGGTACTGAATTTGATGAGTCAACTCGTAACGTGGTTGGCGGATTTCAATTTAGCGGCGTTGCTGCTTGGGCGCCTACCTTAAGTGCCCAACTGCTTGCAAATATAGATAATTTGCAGCTTAGTCATTGGCTAGATCTCGGCGAAGATATGGCCCTGCCGGACTTAGATGGCAAACTTGTTGCTAGCATCGAAGACCAAGTGTGGTCGCTAGAAAACGCGGATATTACAGGTGAGTGGTTAAAGCTTCCTTTAAGTATTCAGGCATCAGCAAGTGGAGACTTAGCAAAACAAACTAATCAAGTTGATGCATTAATCGCTCTAGCAAATACTCAAATTGATAGCAGTGTGCAGTTAAACGAACAAACCATTTCAGTAAATGCCAATTTAACAGCAACTCAATTAGCAGAGTTACCTTGGTTAGAAAGTGGGGCAGTAACAGCGCAAGTTAAAGTAACTGGCGAGCTCAACCAGCCCGCGGTCAATTGGCAAATTAAAGCCGAGCAGATTGCAAACAAGCAAATAGCACTTGATGAGGTAACCAGTAAAGGAAACCTGAGCTTAGACGAAAGCTTTTCTGGTCAGCTTGATCTTGCTCTAGCTAATCTTAAAGTCGCTGGTGAAACTATAAACGAAGCAACGCTTAAGTATGTGAGTAAGAATCAAAATCAATCGCTGAATCTAGCGGTTGAACAGTCTACTCGTAATCTACATTTGGATTTAACCGGTGGAGGCACCTTTTCTTCTTGGCAAGGTCAGTTATTAAAGGCTGATTTAACTGCAGAATTGGGCACTTGGTACTTATCAAATCCTATCGATCTTGCTTATCAAGATTCGGTAGCAAGTGTTGGGGAGCACTGCTGGTCTCGCGATGACAGTGAGTTGTGTTTGTTGTCGCCATTTTCTACTAATGGCAATAGTAAGCTGGACTTGCGGGTAAAAGACTTTGATTTTCTGGTATTAAATCACCTTCTGCCAGAAGGAACCGAGTTGCAGGGGCAAGCATCTGCAGAAGTTAACGCGAAGTTTAGTCAATGGGTTCCAGAAACAGCAAAAATAAACTTACATCTAAATCCGGGTTCAGTTATACAAAAAACCGAACTCAATGAAGTAACCTTAACTTATCAAGTATTAACCCTAGACGCTGATCTAGAAGGCGAGACATTGCAGTGGCAAGCCTTATTTGAGTCAGAAGAGTTAGGTGCCTTACGCTCATCGGGAGTAACTTCGATTGATAAAGAAGGACAAATAGACGGCAAGTTAGATATCGACAATATTCGTCTCTCACCTTTGCTTCCATTTGTAACGGTTCTCGATAACCTTGAAGGTCGAATAGACGGTGAAGTTGTGGTTAAAGGGCAGGTAATTTCACCTAAGTTAGATGGAGAAATTAATCTAATAGAAGGATATGTATCTGGTCCCGATGTCCCCTTGAGTATTGAACAACTAGAAACGCAAATCTTGCTAGACAACCAGCAAGCCAATATCGCTGGTAAATTTAATAGTGAGGGAAGAACAGCTCAATGGCAGGGCGAATTTGCGTGGCCCAATAATAACTTAGAGGGCGAGTTAGATATTAATGCCAAGTTACTTCCAATTATTGTTGATCCTTACGCTACCTTAGCTGTTTCGCCAGATATTAAAATTAAGTTAATCGACGACCTTATCGACATTGGCGGCACGGTCGCAGTCGAAGAGGGCGCGATTAAAGTTAAATCTTTGCCAGAGTCAGCAGTCTCAGAATCTTCGGATGCGATTGTAATTGAAGAGCAAAGCGAAGCTGTTGCTTCTCAACGTACAAAAATAGATATAACAGTGACCTTAGCCGAGGAGATTACCCTAGAGGCCTTAGGCTTGAATACTAACTTAAAAGGTCATTTAAACTTAAAACAACAACCTAGCGAGCCCTTGCTAGCAGATGGACGCATTGAGTTAGTCGATGGCCGCTTTAGAGCTTACGGGCAAAACCTACTTATTGAGAAAGGTTGGATCATGTTTACTGGTCCTTTAGAGCAACCTTATCTTGATATTCAAGCTGTACGTAATCCAGATACGATTTCAGACGATGTCACCGTTGGGGTGCAAGTTGTTGGTTTAGCCGATGCGCCGCAGGTTAGTTTGTTTTCCGAGCCATCAATGTCGCAAAATGAAATGTTATCTTACCTACTACGGGGGCGGGCATTAAGTGATAGCGAGCAAGATGACAATGCCTTGTCTTCAATGTTACTTAGTGCCGGTCTCGGCAGAGCAGAAGGGCTAGTGGGTAATGTAGGTAATACACTCGGCTTAAATGATTTGTCACTAAGTACTGCTGGTTCTGGCAGCTCCACTCAAGTAGAAGTGAGTGCCTATGTATTACCTGGGGTTCAAGTAAGATATGGCATGGGAGTTTTTGACCCGGTTAATGAACTCACCATTAAATATGAGATCTTGCCCAAATTGTTTATTGAGGCATTCTCTGGCTTAAATAGCGCACTAGATGTTTATTACGAGTTTTACCTAGAATAAACCAGGTGTTTGGTTTGCAATGTATAGATAAGGATCATTATGAATAAACAAATCATAGCAAGAGCTATAGTTGTTGCTGTCATCGTTGGTTCGATCTTAAACCTAATAAACCAATGGGATATTGTTAACGGTGCGAGCCCTAAGTGGGGCGCGATATTATTCACCTACTGTGTTCCGTTTTTAGTATCTTATTTTAGTGGTGCGATGGCTAACGGCAATAAGTCAGCTAGCAATAGCAATGATGAGTTAATCGAACGGCTTAACCAAGAGGTACTAAGTCTAGAATCAACATTAGAACCACTCGCTCCATTACCTTCAAGCACTAAACAAAGCCTGCTTAGCATTAAATCGCTGTTAAAAACTAACGCTTAATTGTCTATAAATAGCCCACTAAGTTTGATTGTTGTTTAACATCTCACTAATTCCACTCGTTACAAAATTACGTTTTAGTGTTTAGTTATATATGTTGCTTATGAGCTATGTCGCATATGATGGATATCGTAAATAAGGTTAACTATAAAATAATAGCCTGGGTAAACTTGTTGAACCAAAATTGTTTCCGAAAAATATAAGATGATTTCGGAGATCAAATGAGCACAATTAACCTAACGGTTAAGGAAAAAGTAGCCTACGGTTTGGGCGACATGGGATGTAATTTTGTTTGGCAAACGGTGATGCTGTTCTTAGCTTACTATTACACCGACGTATATGGCCTATCCCCGGTACACATGGGTACCATGTTTTTGTTAGTTCGTTTTATCGATGCGATAACCGACCCAATAATGGGCTCGTTAGTAGACAGAACACGGACTAAGCATGGTCAATTTAGACCTTATATTTTATGGATGGCCATTCCGTTTGGTATCGCCTGTATGGTGACATTCTATACTCCCGATTTAGGTTCTACTGGCAAGGTAATTTATGCTTATGCTTCATACATTCTGCTAACACTAATGTATACCGCCATAAACGTACCTTATTGTGCGATGGCAAATGCCATGACCAATGATCCTAAACAACGTGTGTCCTTGCAATCTTATCGTTTTGCTTTAAGCACCGCAGGCGGTTTAGTGGTAGCTCTGGTAGCTCTTCCTTTGGTTCAATACATCGGACAAGGTGATGAACAAAAAGGTTATCTTGGTGCGATGGTTGTGATGGGTATTGGCGCAATGTTGTTGTTCTTTTATTGTTTCGCAAATACCAAAGAGCACCATACTGCTGAGCTGAGCCCAAGCAAAAAAGGTTCTACCTTTAGTGATGTGAAGTTACTGTGGAAAAACACCCAGTGGCGGGTATTGTTTATCCTAAATATTGTTTTGCTCACTGGTGTTGTTTTAAAAGCAGCTTCGACCATGTATTACGTAAACACAGTGATGGGGCGCGCCGATCTAGCCACTATGATGATGGTGGCAGGAATGCTGGCTAATATTGTTGGTGCAATGGCGTCTTCGCCAGTTCTTGGCCGTTTTGACAAGATTAAAACCTATAAAGTGCTGATTGGCATTTCTGGAATACTCTCAGCTGCAATGTTTTTTATTGATCCTAGCAATGTGATTTTAGTGTTTGTTGTAATGATAGTGCTAAGCGTTGTGCAAATGAGCACTACGCCTTTGTTATGGAGCATGATGAGCGACGTGGTTGATTATGAACAATCACGCAGCGGTCGTTCGTTAAGTGGCATGGTGTTTTCTACCAACTTGTTTGCAATTAAAGCTGGCATCGCGATTGGTGGCGCCATGGTGGGGTGGATTTTAGCTGGTGCAGGTTATGTTGGTGGTGCAGAACTCCAATCAACCCAGGCAACTACGTGGATTAACCTATTGTACACCTTTATCCCAGGTGTGTTCTTCTTCTCTTTGGTATTTGTAATGCATTTCTATCGCTTAGATGCGAATACTTTAGAGCTGGCAAAACAACAAAGTCCAGAGCAAGCTAACAAGTTAGCTGCCGATGCAGTGTAAGCCAAATAGCATTTAATAAAAAAGCCGACATCATCGATGTTGGCTTTTTTGTATTAGGCTTTAGCTTTACTGCTAGTACAAAAGGCTGAAGTACTTTCTGCGGTACTGAGATGATAAAGGGTCGCCATTTAGTGTGGCTAACATGTCTAAGAAGTTCTTTTTAATCTGGCCGTCTAGGCACTCTAAGTCTTTTTGAAGTATCGCTAGCAGCAGTTCAAGAGCTTCTTGATTACGACCTGCTTGAGAATACTGAATAGCTAAGCTTAAGCGCAGCTCAGCGCTATCTTCAGCTGTGTTCAGTTTGCTTTCAAGTGCTTTAATCTCAGGGCTTTCGGCTGCTGCTTTTAGAAGTTCCAGCTGGCTTTTTAACTCATGAAAATCGGCTTGTTGGTCCTCAAGTGGTAAGCCGTTTAACAGTGTTTCGGCCTCGTCTGCGATTTGGTTATTAAGCAAGGCTCTAATCAATACCAAGATAATGTCGTTACGTTGAGGGGCTAGATTATGAGCTTCACGTATCACGTTTAATGCTTCTACCGATTGGTCTTCTGCTAGTAGCTCTTTAGCTTTTGCTAACAGTTGCTCCTCAGGTGCAGGTAAATGACGAACAATGGTTTCTGTAACTTGCTCCGGAGAAGGAATGTCGGCAAAACCATCAACTGGGCGACCTTCTTTTAGGATTACTACAGCTGGGGCTTGAGCAACACCAAGTTGCTGAGCAAGCGGCGCTAACTCATCCATATTAACCCGAGCTAAAGTAAAGCTTCCGCCAGTTTGTTGATGGATTTGTTGTAGTAAAGAAAACAGTGGCTCGCACTGAGGGCTAGAAGGCGACCAAAAATGCACCACTACTGGCAGGTTCATTGAACCTTCAATTAACACTTGTTGGGCGTTCTCAAAACTAATATCGATAACAGACGTTGTGGGCTGCATAGCGTTTTCCGTTGGTTGTTTAGCCTTAATTTGGTGACTAAAAGCATGTTTTTCAAGTAAGAATGCTAGATTAGCAAATTAGCGATAAAAATGGATAGCTTAAAGCGGTACTATGGACATTCCTATTGTTAGTGAAACAGGATGTTATGGATACACTGTCGTTAGCTGATCTTACGATCTTATTAGTAGAACCTTCAAATATGCAACGCAACATCATTCGTACGCGATTGCATGAAGCGGGTATTGATAATTTTTTAATGGCAGAGAACTGTCAACTGGCCCTGGACCTCGCAATTAAAACTGCACCAGATTTGGTGGTTAGCTCTATGTATTTCAGCGACGGTACTGCTACCGATTTAGTGCAACAGTTACGAGCTAATGATTTAAGCCGTGATGTGGCCTTTATGCTGATTTCTAGTGAAGCCTGTCACCACACCTTAGACGCTATTAAGCAAGCGGGTGTTATTGCTATTTTGCCTAAGCCTTTCGAATTCACACACTTATTGTCTGCGCTGCAAGCAACCATTAGTTATATAGAGCCAGATAGTGAAGTTATCGATAACTTAGATTTTTCTGATAAAACGGTACTGGTTGTAGATGACAGCCAAACGGCTCGCCGTCATATTTCAAAAGTATTAGAAAACATAGGGTTAACTAAACTGATTTTGGCAGAAAATGGTCAGGAAGCTTTATCGTTGATGGTAAACAACCAAGTAGATTTGGTGATTACCGATTACAACATGCCGATAATGGATGGGGCGGCATTAATTGAAGCGTTGCGCCAACATCCAACCTTTTGTGAGATCCCAGCTCTAATGGTGACGTCTGAAAATAATTGCGCCAAGCTTGATGGTGTAAGGCAAAGCGGCGTATCAGCTTTAGTCGACAAGCCGTTTGATATAGACGCGGTTAAACAGGTGCTAACCCGGCTGTTTGATTAGCACCGCTGTTGCTTAATCGAAAATTTGATCACCCATTTGATCAATAAACGTTTTACATTTGTGCATGGCTAGTTCGGCGGCGTCGTCAGAGCTAGCGCATGTATCAGAGCGGATAAACATGTGCTCTTTCAATTCACCATTTACAGTTTTACTGATTTGAGCCGCCACACGGTATTGCCCATTTGCAGATTGTGGCTGAGGGGCAATGGTGAACTCATTGTAAACTTCCGCTGGATAGCTTTTGGGGGTAACTGGCGCAGCTTGGAACATTTTCTTTAAAGCTGAAAAGATACTCATCTTAATGATTTTCCTAAATTTAAGCTAAAACATGTACTACAGCTTTAAGATTGGCGAGCTGCATACTGTATGATGCATGATAACGAGCAATTCAACATAATCGCAATGGATTTACTGTGAACTTAGAGACTATTTTTTCTCAATTTAACCAAATGAGTGCCGCTATTACTTTTTCCTTACTTTTTTT
The Agarivorans aestuarii DNA segment above includes these coding regions:
- a CDS encoding glycoside-pentoside-hexuronide (GPH):cation symporter; this translates as MSTINLTVKEKVAYGLGDMGCNFVWQTVMLFLAYYYTDVYGLSPVHMGTMFLLVRFIDAITDPIMGSLVDRTRTKHGQFRPYILWMAIPFGIACMVTFYTPDLGSTGKVIYAYASYILLTLMYTAINVPYCAMANAMTNDPKQRVSLQSYRFALSTAGGLVVALVALPLVQYIGQGDEQKGYLGAMVVMGIGAMLLFFYCFANTKEHHTAELSPSKKGSTFSDVKLLWKNTQWRVLFILNIVLLTGVVLKAASTMYYVNTVMGRADLATMMMVAGMLANIVGAMASSPVLGRFDKIKTYKVLIGISGILSAAMFFIDPSNVILVFVVMIVLSVVQMSTTPLLWSMMSDVVDYEQSRSGRSLSGMVFSTNLFAIKAGIAIGGAMVGWILAGAGYVGGAELQSTQATTWINLLYTFIPGVFFFSLVFVMHFYRLDANTLELAKQQSPEQANKLAADAV
- a CDS encoding tetratricopeptide repeat protein yields the protein MQPTTSVIDISFENAQQVLIEGSMNLPVVVHFWSPSSPQCEPLFSLLQQIHQQTGGSFTLARVNMDELAPLAQQLGVAQAPAVVILKEGRPVDGFADIPSPEQVTETIVRHLPAPEEQLLAKAKELLAEDQSVEALNVIREAHNLAPQRNDIILVLIRALLNNQIADEAETLLNGLPLEDQQADFHELKSQLELLKAAAESPEIKALESKLNTAEDSAELRLSLAIQYSQAGRNQEALELLLAILQKDLECLDGQIKKNFLDMLATLNGDPLSSQYRRKYFSLLY
- a CDS encoding response regulator, which gives rise to MDTLSLADLTILLVEPSNMQRNIIRTRLHEAGIDNFLMAENCQLALDLAIKTAPDLVVSSMYFSDGTATDLVQQLRANDLSRDVAFMLISSEACHHTLDAIKQAGVIAILPKPFEFTHLLSALQATISYIEPDSEVIDNLDFSDKTVLVVDDSQTARRHISKVLENIGLTKLILAENGQEALSLMVNNQVDLVITDYNMPIMDGAALIEALRQHPTFCEIPALMVTSENNCAKLDGVRQSGVSALVDKPFDIDAVKQVLTRLFD
- a CDS encoding HlyU family transcriptional regulator — translated: MSIFSALKKMFQAAPVTPKSYPAEVYNEFTIAPQPQSANGQYRVAAQISKTVNGELKEHMFIRSDTCASSDDAAELAMHKCKTFIDQMGDQIFD